From one Citrobacter sp. Marseille-Q6884 genomic stretch:
- a CDS encoding XRE family transcriptional regulator, protein MKVGEKIRLLRKKNKYTLNEMALLVDSDVGNLSRLERGIQGYSDQLLRKIAKALDVPVAVLFSSDDEGNTVDSYSVDSLNSREEKDVYRVDVLNVSASAGNGSPSKDIVEVVRSIEYDVDQAKSIFGSIPQKSVKLINVRGDSMQGTIEPGDLIFVDIRVNYFDGDGIYVFDFNGDTFVKRLQKVKNDLFVISDNPKYREWSISPEEAAMLHVSGRVMLSQSQQFRRHG, encoded by the coding sequence ATGAAAGTAGGTGAAAAGATACGACTTCTTAGGAAGAAAAATAAATACACATTGAATGAGATGGCGCTTCTTGTAGATAGCGACGTCGGTAACCTTTCACGCCTTGAGCGTGGCATTCAAGGGTATAGCGATCAGCTTCTAAGAAAAATAGCGAAAGCTCTCGATGTTCCTGTAGCTGTACTATTCTCTTCCGATGATGAGGGAAATACTGTAGATTCATACAGTGTAGATTCCCTAAACAGTCGAGAGGAAAAGGATGTGTATAGGGTTGATGTTCTTAACGTTTCCGCCAGCGCAGGCAATGGCTCGCCATCAAAAGACATTGTGGAGGTTGTCCGATCAATTGAGTATGACGTTGACCAGGCAAAATCTATATTTGGTAGCATCCCTCAAAAATCAGTGAAGCTTATCAATGTGCGCGGCGATAGTATGCAGGGAACCATTGAGCCGGGCGATTTGATTTTTGTGGATATCAGAGTCAATTACTTCGATGGCGATGGTATTTACGTTTTCGATTTCAATGGTGATACTTTCGTCAAACGTCTTCAAAAAGTTAAAAATGATCTGTTCGTAATCTCGGACAACCCAAAGTATAGAGAGTGGAGCATAAGCCCTGAAGAGGCTGCGATGCTTCACGTATCTGGTAGAGTAATGCTAAGCCAGTCACAGCAGTTCCGCAGACACGGTTAA
- a CDS encoding helix-turn-helix domain-containing protein, giving the protein MCTPLRKMRVEKGLTISEVSKMTEIDVGNLSRIERGMQVTSLETAEKLSKFFEGKISEMQILYPHRYMAA; this is encoded by the coding sequence ATGTGTACACCACTTAGAAAAATGCGCGTAGAGAAAGGTCTGACAATTTCTGAAGTTTCCAAAATGACAGAAATTGACGTTGGCAACCTGAGCCGAATTGAACGCGGTATGCAGGTTACATCTCTGGAGACAGCTGAAAAGCTATCCAAGTTCTTCGAAGGGAAGATCTCAGAGATGCAGATTCTCTACCCGCATCGGTATATGGCAGCCTAA
- a CDS encoding CII family transcriptional regulator, with protein sequence MENSINRNKVNARRIESWLLNRIAMKGGSNVAKEIGVDKAQITRWKETWLPKMAMLLAVLEWGVVDDDIARVSKQVALYLEENILTNVRKKKSPAATEDSDQITMQF encoded by the coding sequence ATGGAAAACTCAATTAACCGCAACAAGGTCAATGCCCGTCGCATTGAATCCTGGTTGCTAAACCGTATCGCCATGAAAGGTGGAAGCAACGTAGCTAAAGAGATTGGCGTCGATAAGGCACAGATAACCCGCTGGAAAGAAACGTGGCTGCCGAAGATGGCAATGCTGTTGGCAGTTCTTGAGTGGGGTGTGGTTGATGACGATATCGCAAGGGTTTCAAAGCAAGTTGCTCTCTACCTTGAAGAGAACATTTTGACGAACGTCAGAAAGAAAAAATCCCCGGCGGCAACCGAGGATTCAGATCAAATCACCATGCAATTCTGA
- a CDS encoding ATP-binding protein: MTLDEKIFSLEKMLSELSQPPLEIPNSTVEFDDATCEIHGPFQQRRRVSTTHIKIPTVPSRCPGCIRDELIELQAEKIRIDEASRKRNIEMLMEALDIPSRFLFCTLQNYEPVNDDAQRVLKVCQAYANRWPERLKKGGGLVMCGKPGTGKNHLAFGIARIAIAEHQSSAVFTTALKIAREYKSTWSKGSTRTEDDVIRYFTKPDLLIIDEVGVQFGSDAEKLIMFEIINTRYERMKPTILISNQTKEELAAFIGERVIDRMSDGGGCTLSFTWDSYRSKGAA; this comes from the coding sequence ATGACACTGGACGAAAAGATTTTCTCTCTGGAAAAGATGCTTTCAGAGCTATCACAGCCACCGTTAGAAATTCCAAACAGCACTGTTGAGTTTGATGATGCCACCTGCGAAATACATGGACCGTTTCAACAGCGCCGACGCGTATCGACTACGCACATAAAAATACCAACCGTTCCGTCTCGTTGCCCTGGTTGCATTCGGGATGAGCTAATCGAACTACAGGCTGAAAAAATTCGCATCGATGAGGCATCTCGCAAGAGAAATATCGAAATGCTGATGGAGGCGTTAGACATACCAAGCCGTTTTTTGTTCTGCACCCTACAGAACTACGAGCCAGTAAACGACGATGCTCAACGCGTTCTGAAAGTCTGCCAGGCGTACGCTAACCGATGGCCTGAGCGATTGAAGAAAGGTGGTGGACTCGTAATGTGTGGCAAGCCTGGAACCGGTAAGAACCATCTCGCTTTTGGTATCGCTCGGATCGCCATTGCTGAGCATCAAAGCTCGGCTGTATTCACCACCGCTCTGAAAATTGCCCGAGAGTACAAATCAACCTGGTCGAAGGGTTCAACGCGCACTGAAGACGATGTGATCCGCTACTTCACCAAGCCAGACCTGCTGATCATCGATGAGGTAGGGGTACAGTTCGGAAGTGATGCCGAGAAGCTGATCATGTTCGAAATCATCAACACCCGATACGAGCGCATGAAGCCAACCATCCTGATTAGCAACCAGACCAAAGAAGAACTGGCAGCATTCATCGGTGAGCGCGTCATAGACCGCATGAGCGACGGCGGTGGCTGCACTCTGTCATTCACCTGGGATTCATACCGATCGAAGGGGGCCGCATGA